The following proteins are encoded in a genomic region of Triticum dicoccoides isolate Atlit2015 ecotype Zavitan chromosome 1B, WEW_v2.0, whole genome shotgun sequence:
- the LOC119349581 gene encoding uncharacterized protein LOC119349581: MRIRRSAARLLGSAYSAPAPPQPDLPPPPPPPPPPPPPPVLEPCSSHAGGGGVSAGGTTSSAERCELSRSPWELMAQLDPSDPKEVEHFMGKYFVSVPCRTSWLFQASILAASIKGEEEEEGKGEDMAGDMADEVFAKQLHKVAKKKRTVMENRGNEKNAWGLKKTMEVQSDEDDFVADGGGQLSVCKKNDGKRRFCRRPVSQPDSLCVYHLDPKSVPPVASTAASKPSSSAKPRKRRRVDAGEGYLYYAGFGPSLSKRQRSSSNVLEPLPAEEKEEALPEEHTAGPAQTVDADHQATSAHVDEPRCDEMAGIAGGDEESSDDALGCNDEPRVVGVNGNIKRKSPFKKRWRKPVKARSLKSLMC; this comes from the exons atgcGGATCCGCAGGTCCGCCGCCCGCCTGCTCGGCTCCGCCTActccgcccccgcgccgccgcagcccgacctcccgcccccgcccccgcccccgcccccgccgccgccgccgccagtgcTGGAGCCCTGCTCCTCCCACGCGGGGGGCGGCGGGGTCTCGGCCGGGGGGACGACCTCCTCCGCGGAGCGGTGCGAGCTCAGCCGGTCGCCCTGGGAGCTCATGGCCCAGCTCGACCCCTCCGATCCCAAG GAGGTGGAACACTTCATGGGGAAATACTTCGTCAGTGTGCCATGCCGGACGAGCTGGCTCTTCCAGGCCAGCATTCTTGCGGCCTCCAtcaagggggaggaggaagaggaggggaagggggaggacATGGCCGGAGATATGGCTGACGAGGTCTTTGCCAAACAGCTGCATAAGGTTGCCAAGAAGAAAAGGACAGTCATGGAAAACAGAGGGAATGAGAagaatgcgtgggggctgaagaagACCATGGAGGTTCAGAGTGATGAGGACGACTTCGTGGCTGACGGAGGAGGACAACTTTCGGTGTGCAAGAAGAACGACGGCAAGAGGAGGTTTTGCCGCCGGCCGGTGAGCCAGCCCGATTCCCTTTGCGTGTATCACTTGGATCCAAAGTCTGTGCCGCCGGTGGCTTCCACAGCAGCCTCCAAACCCTCCAGCAGCGCCAAGCCACGTAAGAGGAGGCGTGTTGATGCTGGTGAGGGGTACTTATACTATGCTGGCTTCGGCCCGTCCCTCAGCAAGAGGCAGAGATCAAGCAGCAATGTGCTGGAACCTTTACCTGCTGAAGAAAAGGAGGAGGCACTGCCTGAAGAGCATACTGCAGGTCCAGCCCAAACTGTTGATGCAGACCATCAAGCGACATCAGCACATGTTGACGAGCCTAGGTGTGATGAGATGGCCGGGATTGCAGGCGGCGACGAGGAGAGCAGCGACGACGCGCTTGGCTGCAACGATGAACCCCGGGTTGTTGGCGTCAACGGCAACATCAAGAGGAAGAGCCCGTTTAAGAAGAGGTGGAGGAAGCCTGTGAAAGCTCGCTCACTCAAGTCATTGATGTGTTAG